A region of Microbacterium suwonense DNA encodes the following proteins:
- a CDS encoding TetR/AcrR family transcriptional regulator has product MDDATDLLWTPPAPSKRGPKPRFTLDAIAETAIALADEHGLEAVTMQRVASHLGTTKMALYRYLPGRTELDAVMLDRALGVPGPLPGDDWRPALAQWADGLHRRVLSKPWTVELSQRPHLPGPSELAWFEKALAAMSGLPLRGGEKLDVLTLLVGHVMSLARREGQDAASEAELARGLAPILRTHAQEFPHTAAAFAESAEEGAQDSALRFGIDRILDGVQLLLAERHSPGA; this is encoded by the coding sequence ATGGACGATGCGACTGACCTGCTCTGGACGCCCCCGGCACCGTCGAAACGCGGGCCGAAGCCCCGATTCACCCTCGACGCGATCGCCGAGACGGCGATCGCCCTCGCCGATGAACACGGGCTCGAGGCGGTGACCATGCAACGGGTCGCCTCGCACCTCGGCACCACGAAGATGGCGCTGTACCGCTATCTGCCCGGTCGCACGGAACTGGATGCCGTGATGCTCGACCGGGCGCTCGGCGTCCCCGGGCCCCTCCCCGGCGATGACTGGCGACCCGCGCTCGCACAGTGGGCAGACGGGTTGCACCGGCGTGTGCTGTCGAAGCCGTGGACGGTCGAGCTCAGCCAGCGACCTCACCTCCCCGGCCCCTCCGAGCTCGCCTGGTTCGAAAAGGCGCTGGCGGCGATGTCCGGCCTTCCGCTGCGCGGGGGCGAGAAGCTCGACGTGCTGACCCTGCTGGTCGGACACGTGATGTCGCTCGCACGTCGCGAGGGACAGGACGCGGCATCCGAGGCGGAGCTGGCCCGCGGACTCGCACCCATCCTCCGCACGCACGCACAGGAGTTCCCGCACACCGCCGCCGCCTTCGCGGAGAGCGCCGAGGAGGGAGCTCAGGACAGCGCCCTCCGCTTCGGCATCGATCGAATCCTCGACGGCGTCCAGCTGCTCCTCGCCGAACGCCACAGCCCCGGCGCGTGA
- a CDS encoding FAD-dependent monooxygenase: MKVLISGASIAGPALARWLGRNGFDVTIVEKAPALRPGGQAVDFKGRTHRDVLERMGILDDVHARQTAKTDWRLVDEDDRVKATVPGEFIGGDVEILRGDLAGILHEQSRADAEYVFDDEIVALAESGSGVDVSFATRPSERFDLVIGADGVHSAVRRLAFGPEDRFIQSRGYCYAVASGEMPLDGLERQLPDGRAIAYGYNEPGRLALLGGQKAPSLFVFRADGGDYDRRDVGSQRALLESAFAGSGWRVPQAIAAGRDADDFYLDVLARTTMTSFTRGRVALVGDAGFVNTLGGFGTGLALIGAYVLAGELIAARGDHVAGFAAYDRRMWKPTKIARSGNVGPFLAPPSRWRIRTRDWTFSNPVMYRSMMWLTDTFATDDSIPDYRMR; encoded by the coding sequence ATGAAGGTTCTGATCTCAGGGGCGAGCATCGCGGGCCCCGCACTCGCACGCTGGCTGGGACGCAACGGGTTCGACGTGACCATCGTCGAGAAGGCGCCGGCCCTGCGACCCGGCGGACAGGCAGTGGATTTCAAGGGGCGCACGCACCGTGACGTGCTCGAGCGGATGGGCATCCTCGACGACGTGCACGCGCGGCAGACCGCGAAGACCGACTGGCGGCTGGTCGACGAGGACGATCGGGTGAAGGCCACCGTGCCGGGAGAGTTCATCGGCGGTGACGTCGAGATCCTGCGAGGAGATCTCGCCGGCATCCTGCACGAGCAGTCGCGGGCCGACGCCGAGTACGTCTTCGACGACGAGATCGTCGCCCTCGCCGAGTCGGGTTCGGGTGTCGACGTGTCCTTCGCCACCCGGCCGAGTGAGCGGTTCGATCTGGTGATCGGTGCGGACGGCGTGCACTCCGCCGTGCGGCGACTCGCGTTCGGGCCCGAGGACCGATTCATTCAGTCACGCGGATACTGCTACGCCGTGGCCAGCGGCGAGATGCCGCTCGACGGCCTGGAACGGCAGCTGCCCGACGGGAGAGCGATCGCCTACGGCTACAACGAGCCGGGGCGGCTGGCGCTGCTCGGCGGGCAGAAGGCGCCGAGCCTGTTCGTCTTCCGCGCCGATGGGGGCGACTATGATCGGCGCGACGTCGGCTCGCAGCGTGCCCTGCTCGAATCGGCGTTCGCCGGATCCGGGTGGCGGGTGCCGCAGGCGATCGCAGCAGGTCGCGACGCGGACGACTTCTACCTGGATGTGCTGGCGCGCACGACCATGACCTCGTTCACCCGGGGGCGGGTCGCGCTCGTCGGCGATGCCGGGTTCGTCAACACCCTGGGTGGATTCGGCACCGGTCTGGCGCTGATTGGCGCCTATGTGCTGGCCGGTGAGCTGATCGCCGCCCGAGGAGACCACGTCGCGGGGTTCGCGGCGTACGACCGGCGGATGTGGAAGCCGACGAAGATCGCCCGGTCCGGCAATGTGGGTCCATTCCTCGCACCGCCCTCCCGCTGGCGCATCCGCACCCGCGACTGGACCTTCTCGAACCCCGTGATGTACCGCTCGATGATGTGGCTCACCGACACGTTCGCCACCGACGACAGCATCCCCGACTACCGCATGCGGTGA